A genomic segment from Trueperaceae bacterium encodes:
- a CDS encoding phytanoyl-CoA dioxygenase yields MDSLNEPYLVTEDHVKRFQKNGYIKLKEVLSPKIIREYGSAITDMVRKLNTQNLDLNERSTYGKAFLQIGNIWTKSKQVAELVLSQRLGRIAAELLKVEGVRLYHDQALFKEPGGGFTPWHADQHYWPLSNPNSVTAWIPLQAIPINMGPLSFCIGSHHLLTNRDMEISDESEIAIGRSLRDYEKDEGEFDLGEVSFHRGWTFHRAGPNNTNQMRGVMTIIYFEDGMRLAQPVREAQHNDWAKYLPGAEVGKPIDTPLNPVIYSHRT; encoded by the coding sequence ATGGACAGCTTGAATGAACCGTATTTAGTAACCGAAGATCACGTAAAGCGTTTCCAAAAAAATGGTTACATCAAACTGAAGGAAGTGCTTTCGCCCAAAATCATTCGAGAATATGGTTCGGCAATTACTGACATGGTAAGAAAGCTCAACACCCAGAATCTTGATCTCAATGAGCGCAGTACTTACGGTAAGGCTTTTCTCCAAATCGGGAACATCTGGACTAAGAGCAAACAAGTCGCTGAGTTGGTACTTTCACAAAGACTAGGTCGCATTGCTGCAGAGCTCCTAAAAGTAGAGGGTGTGCGGTTGTACCATGATCAGGCTCTCTTTAAGGAGCCTGGAGGAGGTTTCACTCCGTGGCATGCTGATCAGCATTACTGGCCATTAAGTAATCCTAATTCAGTAACCGCTTGGATTCCGCTGCAGGCCATACCAATCAACATGGGACCACTTTCGTTTTGCATTGGTAGTCATCATCTACTCACCAACCGTGACATGGAAATTTCCGATGAAAGTGAGATTGCAATTGGGCGATCCCTTCGGGATTACGAAAAGGATGAGGGAGAATTTGATCTTGGTGAAGTGTCATTCCATCGTGGTTGGACTTTCCATCGGGCAGGGCCTAACAATACCAACCAAATGCGAGGCGTAATGACGATCATTTACTTTGAGGATGGAATGCGGTTGGCGCAACCGGTACGGGAGGCCCAGCACAATGATTGGGCAAAATATCTTCCTGGCGCAGAAGTAGGTAAACCTATTGATACTCCTCTTAACCCAGTGATCTACAGCCACAGAACGTAA